One genomic window of Misgurnus anguillicaudatus chromosome 12, ASM2758022v2, whole genome shotgun sequence includes the following:
- the LOC129446745 gene encoding E3 ubiquitin-protein ligase TRIM35-like, translating into MASSSFSEEDVSCPVCCDIFTNPVLLSCSHSICKDCIQRFWESKGSNDCPVCRKRSSKEFPPVNLVLKNLCETLLQEKSQRPSSLCHFHNEELKLFCLDDEQPVCLVCRDSRTHNNHKFCPVDEAVIDNKEKIEIALKPLQEKLRKFEEIKQNLDQTAEHIKNQAEFTETQIHEEFEKLRQFLHDEESARITALREEEEQKSQMMKEKIEKMSSEISSLSNIIRVIEEKMTADDVSFLQDFKSTMEMFELCKLTAESPECSSRVQCTTSDPEDISGMMINVAKHLSNLNFTVIHKMKENVEYIPVTLDPNTACPRLFLSDDLTTVRFSKDSALRLLPDNPERFDSSACVVGSESFNSGIHRWEVHVGDNTSWCLGVMTESAERKKNIFYSSGVWYVGYCSGKYAPVITPVKTLHFLPVKVKLERIRVELDCDRGKLSFSDPLTNTHIYTFKHRFNKRVYPWFSVNCNISPLVILPGKSLGKI; encoded by the exons ATGGCGTCTAGCAGTTTTTCTGAAGAGGATGTCTCTTGTCCTGTGTGCTGTGATATTTTTACAAATCCTGTTTTGTTGTCCTGCAGTCACAGTATCTGTAAAGACTGTATTCAGAGGTTCTGGGAAAGTAAAGGATCTAATGATTGTCCAGTTTGCAGAAAAAGATCTTCAAAAGAGTTTCCTCCAGTTAATTTGGTTTTGAAGAACCTGTGTGAGACTTTATTACAAGAAAAAAGTCAGAGACCTTCATCACTTTGTCATTTTCACAATGAGGAACTTAAACTCTTCTGTCTGGATGATGAACAGCCGGTGTGTTTGGTGTGTCGAGACTCCAGAACTCACAACAACCACAAATTCTGTCCTGTCGATGAAGCTGTCATTGATAATAAg GAGAAAATTGAAATTGCATTAAAACCCCTACAGGAGAAACTGAGAAAATTTGAGGAGATTAAACAAAATTTGGATCAAACTGCAGAACATATAAAG AATCAGGCTGAATTCACAGAGACGCAGATTCATGAAGAGTTTGAGAAACTTCGTCAATTTCTACATGATGAAGAGTCAGCCAGAATAACAGCACTGAGAGAAGAAGAGGAGCAGAAGAGTCAGATGATGAAGGAGAAGATTGAGAAGATGAGCAGTGAGATTTCATCTCTTTCAAACATAATCCGAGTCATAGAGGAGAAGATGACAGCTGATGATGTTTCATTCCTACAG GACTTTAAGAGCACAATGGAGATGTTTGAATTGTGTAAACTCACAGCAGAATCTCCTGAATGTTCATCCAGAGTTCAGTGTACAACATCAGATCCAGAGGACATCTCAGGAATGATGATCAATGTAGCAAAACATCTCAGCAACCTGAACTTTACTGTCATACACAAGATGAAGGAGAATGTTGAATACA TTCCAGTGACTTTGGACCCAAACACTGCTTGTCCTCGTCTCTTTCTATCTGACGATTTGACCACTGTGAGATTCAGTAAAGATTCAGCGCTGCGGCTGCTTCCTGATAATCCAGAGAGATTTGATTCATCTGCATGTGTTGTGGGTTCGGAAAGCTTTAACTCGGGGATTCACCGCTGGGAGGTTCACGTTGGAGACAACACAAGCTGGTGTCTGGGTGTGATGACAGAATctgcagagagaaagaagaaCATATTTTACAGTAGTGGAGTCTGGTATGTGGGGTATTGCTCTGGTAAATACGCTCCAGTCATTACACCAGTAAAAACACTTCATTTTCTCCCAGTCAAAGTGAAACTGGAGAGAATCAGAGTTGAGTTGGATTGTGACAGAGGAAAGCTGTCATTCTCTGATCCTCTCactaacacacacatttacacttTCAAACACCGGTTTAATAAAAGAGTTTATCCATGGTTTAGTGTTAACTGTAATATTTCTCCTCTGGTGATCTTACCAGGAAAATCCTTAGGAAAAATCTGA